A segment of the Agrobacterium tumefaciens genome:
GCATGGTCTTCTTCATGGTCGCTCTGGTTAAGGCTTTTGTTCCACGTTACCGCTATGACCAGCTCATGCGCCTTGGCTGGAAGGTGTTCCTGCCGCTGTCGCTTGCCATGGTTGTTATTGTTGCATTCGTATTGAAGCTGACGGGGTGGGCCGGTTGATGTCTGAACTCCTCGCTCAAAGAACTGGAGGTTGAGATGGCAAGCCTTTCCCAAGCCGTCAATTCGCTGTTCCTCAAGGAATTCGTCGGCGCAATCTTCCTGACGATGCGTCACTTCTTCAAGCAGAAGGCGACGGTGAACTACCCGTTTGAAAAGGGTCCGGTTTCTCCGCGCTTCCGTGGCGAACACGCTCTGCGCCGTTATCCCAACGGTGAAGAACGCTGCATCGCCTGCAAGCTGTGTGAAGCGATCTGTCCTGCTCAGGCGATCACCATCGAAGCTGGTCCGCGCCGCAACGACGGTACCCGTCGTACCGTGCGCTACGACATCGACATGGTGAAATGCATCTATTGCGGTTTCTGCCAGGAAGCATGCCCGGTTGACGCGATCGTCGAAGGTCCGAACTTCGAGTTCGCAACCGAGACCCGCGAAGAGCTGTATTTCGACAAGCAGAAGCTTCTCGACAACGGCGACCGCTGGGAGCGTGAAATCGCGCGCAACCTCGCGCTGGATGCGCCTTATCGTTAAGGCGCAACCGTGTTCCGCGGAGCTTCGGCTTCGATGAACGTTGAGAGAGTAAATGCCTGTCCGGTGTTACCGGCAGGGACAAACGGGTGAGGGGACCGAGGAGGTCTTCTCTGCCCGGATGAGGACGAGAAGGCACCAACATGGGTCTGCACGCTATATTCTTTTACATATTCGCTTTCGTCGCGGTGGCGTCGGCGTTTCTGGTCATCGCATCGAAGAACCCGGTTCACTCGGTTCTCTTCCTGATCCTGACCTTCTTCAACGCGGCTGCGCTGTTCCTGCTGACGGGAGCCGAGTTCCTCGGCATGATCCTGCTGGTTGTTTATGTCGGCGCCGTGGCGGTGCTCTTCCTCTTCGTCGTCATGATGCTGGATGTCGATTTCGCCGAACTTCGCTCGGGCGTGCTGCAATATGCGCCTGTTGGTGCCTTGATCGGTCTTATCCTCGCGGCAGAGCTGATCGTCGTCATCGGCGGCAGCATGTTGTCGCCGCAGGCGGCCAAGTCGATCACCATGCCGATCCCGCCTGTCACTGAGCGCACCAACACGGCAGCTCTCGGCGACGTTCTCTATACAAACTACGTCTACTTCTTCCAGCTCGCGGGTCTCGTGCTGCTGGTCGCCATGATCGGCGCGATCGTACTGACGCTGCGTCACCGCACCGACATCAAGCGGCAGGACATCTCCACCCAGGTCGGACGTGACCCCAAGACCGCCGTTACGACGGTCAAGGTCAAGCCGGGCCAGGGTATCTGAGGCGCGAACGGATCTAAGGAATATTAGAATGGAAATCGGTCTTTCCCACTACCTGACGGTCAGCGCGATCCTCTTCACGATCGGCGTCTTCGGTATCTTCCTCAACCGGAAGAACGTCATCGTCATCCTCATGTCGATCGAACTCATCCTGCTTGCGGTCAACCTCAACATGGTGGCGTTCTCGTCCTTCCTGAACGACATCGTCGGCCAGGTCTTTGCGTTGTTCATCCTGACCGTCGCTGCTGCCGAAGCGGCCATCGGTCTTGCAATACTCGTTGTCTTCTACCGCAACCGTGGATCGATCGCGGTGGAAGACGTCAATATGATGAAGGGCTGATAAGGCTATGATCTACAAGGCTATCGTCTTTCTTCCGCTGATCGGCTTCCTGATCGCTGGCCTGTTTGGCCGCTCGATCGGTGCCAAGGCCTCGGAATATGTCACCACCGGTCTGATGATCGTGGTCGCGGTCCTGTCGTGGATCGTGTTTGTGAATGTCGCGCTTCTCGGCCACGGTGAGGGCGGCGAAATCATCAAGGTCAGCGTCATGCGCTGGATTCAGTCCGGCGGCATCGATGTCGAGTGGGCGTTCCGCATCGATACGCTGACGGCTGTCATGTTCGTCGTGGTCAACACGGTGTCCTGTCTCGTGCACCTGTATTCGATCGGATACATGCACCACGATCCGCATCGTCCGCGCTTCTTCGCATACCTGTCGCTCTTCACCTTTGCGATGTTGATGCTCATCACCTCCGACAACCTGCTGCAGATGTTCTTCGGCTGGGAAGGCGTGGGTCTGGCATCCTACCTTCTGATCGGTTTCTGGTTCAAGAAGCCGTCCGCATCGGCTGCGGCCATGAAGGCGTTCATCGTCAACCGCGTTGGTGACTTCGGCTTCATCCTCGGCATTTCCGGCGTCTTCGTTCTGTTCGGCTCGATCAACTTCGAAACGATCTTTGCTGCCGCCTCGACCTATCTGCCGGCTGAAGGCGCTGCGTCCACCGACGCCGTCATCAACCTGTTCGGCATGAGCCTCGACAAGGGCCACGCCATCACGGCGGTTTGCCTGCTGCTGTTCATGGGCTCCATGGGTAAGTCGGCGCAGTTCCTGCTGCACACCTGGCTCCCGGACGCCATGGAAGGCCCGACGCCTGTTTCGGCGCTCATTCACGCCGCAACCATGGTGACCGCCGGTGTCTTCCTCGTGGCACGCATGTCGCCGCTGTTCGAACTGTCGCCGGATGCATTGACCTTCGTTACGCTGATCGGTGCGATCACGGCGTTCTTCGCCGCGACTGTCGGTCTGGTTCAGAACGACATCAAGCGCGTCATCGCTTACTCGACCTGCTCGCAGCTCGGTTACATGTTCGTGGCGCTTGGCGTTGGTGCTTATGGTGCGGCCGTGTTCCACCTGTTCACGCACGCCTTCTTCAAGGCTCTGCTGTTCTTGTGCGCCGGTTCCGTCATCCACGCCGTCGATGGCGAGCAGGACATGCGTTACATGGGCGGCCTGCGTAAGCACATCCCGGTCACCTTCTGGACGATGACTGTCGGTACGCTCGCGCTGACCGGTGTTGGTATTCCCGGCACGTCCATCGGCTTCGCTGGCTTCTTCTCAAAGGACGCCATCATCGAATCGGCATTTGCCTCGCATTCGAGCCTCGGCGGTTTCGCCTTCACGCTTCTCGTCATCGCTGCACTGTTCACCAGCTTCTATTCCTGGCGCCTGGCGTTCATGACCTTCTTCGGCAAGCCGCGCGCTTCCGCAGATGTCATGCACCATGTCCATGAATCGCCGATGGTGATGCTGCTGCCGCTGTTCATCCTGACCGCCGGCGCACTGTTTGCTGGTGTCGGCTTCGTCGAATATTTCTTCGGCCATCACTATGAGGAATTCTGGAAGGGTGCGCTGTTCACCGGTCCTGAAAACCACATCGTGCATGAGTTCCACAATGTTCCGAAGTGGGTGAAGTGGAGCCCGTTCGCAGCCATGGCTCTTGGTTTCGTGACGGCATGGTACATGTACATCAAGTCGCCCGAGACGCCGAAGCGTCTGGCCGAGACCCATCG
Coding sequences within it:
- the nuoI gene encoding NADH-quinone oxidoreductase subunit NuoI, whose amino-acid sequence is MASLSQAVNSLFLKEFVGAIFLTMRHFFKQKATVNYPFEKGPVSPRFRGEHALRRYPNGEERCIACKLCEAICPAQAITIEAGPRRNDGTRRTVRYDIDMVKCIYCGFCQEACPVDAIVEGPNFEFATETREELYFDKQKLLDNGDRWEREIARNLALDAPYR
- a CDS encoding NADH-quinone oxidoreductase subunit J, with product MGLHAIFFYIFAFVAVASAFLVIASKNPVHSVLFLILTFFNAAALFLLTGAEFLGMILLVVYVGAVAVLFLFVVMMLDVDFAELRSGVLQYAPVGALIGLILAAELIVVIGGSMLSPQAAKSITMPIPPVTERTNTAALGDVLYTNYVYFFQLAGLVLLVAMIGAIVLTLRHRTDIKRQDISTQVGRDPKTAVTTVKVKPGQGI
- the nuoK gene encoding NADH-quinone oxidoreductase subunit NuoK, which produces MEIGLSHYLTVSAILFTIGVFGIFLNRKNVIVILMSIELILLAVNLNMVAFSSFLNDIVGQVFALFILTVAAAEAAIGLAILVVFYRNRGSIAVEDVNMMKG
- the nuoL gene encoding NADH-quinone oxidoreductase subunit L, producing MIYKAIVFLPLIGFLIAGLFGRSIGAKASEYVTTGLMIVVAVLSWIVFVNVALLGHGEGGEIIKVSVMRWIQSGGIDVEWAFRIDTLTAVMFVVVNTVSCLVHLYSIGYMHHDPHRPRFFAYLSLFTFAMLMLITSDNLLQMFFGWEGVGLASYLLIGFWFKKPSASAAAMKAFIVNRVGDFGFILGISGVFVLFGSINFETIFAAASTYLPAEGAASTDAVINLFGMSLDKGHAITAVCLLLFMGSMGKSAQFLLHTWLPDAMEGPTPVSALIHAATMVTAGVFLVARMSPLFELSPDALTFVTLIGAITAFFAATVGLVQNDIKRVIAYSTCSQLGYMFVALGVGAYGAAVFHLFTHAFFKALLFLCAGSVIHAVDGEQDMRYMGGLRKHIPVTFWTMTVGTLALTGVGIPGTSIGFAGFFSKDAIIESAFASHSSLGGFAFTLLVIAALFTSFYSWRLAFMTFFGKPRASADVMHHVHESPMVMLLPLFILTAGALFAGVGFVEYFFGHHYEEFWKGALFTGPENHIVHEFHNVPKWVKWSPFAAMALGFVTAWYMYIKSPETPKRLAETHRGLYQFLLNKWYFDELYDFLFVRSAKALGRFLWKKGDVAVIDHYGPNGIAARVVDVTNRMVRLQSGYLYHYAFAMLIGIAALVTWMMLGSAF